In Myxococcota bacterium, one genomic interval encodes:
- a CDS encoding helix-turn-helix domain-containing protein, with translation MARTPRSVPKSVVVLARARTQARGVATRRRVLQAAESLFARRGYEATSMADVAERASVGVGTLYHHFPDKRALLLALIDDWGDRELAHGRNRHDADRLIGAGARAAFGDDLRASYERLCREGGFYLVLLELAERDSDARQRLNRINQVADERLRDLLALGQKRGVIRAEIDPLAASVLVRRSIEAAATEVFVHRMTDPAPERMLEGLTDMICRYIFTEETR, from the coding sequence ATGGCCCGTACTCCCCGCTCGGTCCCGAAGTCGGTCGTCGTGCTTGCGCGCGCCCGCACCCAGGCGCGCGGCGTGGCGACCCGCCGGCGCGTGCTGCAGGCCGCCGAGTCACTCTTCGCGCGGCGCGGCTACGAAGCCACCAGCATGGCCGACGTGGCCGAGCGCGCCTCGGTGGGCGTGGGCACGCTCTACCACCACTTCCCCGACAAGCGCGCGCTCCTGCTGGCGCTGATCGACGACTGGGGCGACCGCGAGCTGGCCCATGGCCGCAACCGCCACGACGCCGACCGCCTGATCGGCGCCGGCGCGCGCGCCGCGTTCGGCGACGACCTGCGCGCGAGCTACGAGAGACTCTGCCGCGAGGGCGGCTTCTATCTCGTGCTGCTCGAGCTGGCCGAGCGCGACTCCGACGCGCGCCAGCGCCTGAACCGCATCAACCAGGTGGCGGACGAGAGACTGCGCGACCTCCTGGCGCTGGGTCAGAAGCGCGGCGTGATTCGCGCCGAGATCGACCCGCTCGCCGCCTCGGTGCTGGTGCGCCGCTCGATCGAGGCGGCCGCGACCGAAGTGTTCGTGCACCGCATGACCGATCCCGCCCCCGAGCGGATGCTCGAGGGACTCACCGACATGATCTGCCGCTACATCTTCACCGAGGAGACCCGCTGA
- a CDS encoding tetratricopeptide repeat protein produces the protein MSLARANAAIELRRWDDAVREAGLAIAANPNDANGYYALARGLWGLERNTAALEALGTASAKRPEWFLPHVLRSDIERSLGWPRKALAAAEEAVRLGPHSAAAHIAVALSAQKVGESLRARSECERALELAPQDAWIQRLAGDVYLAQKQNVLAEKHYRQSLAISAADGAALNNLALVLNRQGKTDEALDTYRAAIRADPTLRVAKRNLRSVLRTKSAKVSTGGLFFLAWIALYLGAAGGAILAALGGTAALALLAYGVARLFRPPRVSSRDPELRELQKRLDADHKAGRL, from the coding sequence GTGAGTCTCGCGCGCGCCAACGCGGCGATCGAGCTGCGGCGCTGGGACGACGCCGTGCGCGAGGCGGGGCTGGCGATCGCCGCCAACCCCAACGACGCCAACGGCTACTACGCGCTCGCGCGGGGTCTCTGGGGCCTCGAGCGCAATACCGCTGCGCTCGAGGCGCTCGGCACCGCGAGCGCGAAACGGCCCGAATGGTTCCTGCCCCACGTGCTGCGCTCCGACATCGAGCGCAGCCTCGGCTGGCCGCGCAAAGCCCTCGCTGCCGCGGAGGAAGCGGTGCGCCTCGGACCCCACTCCGCCGCGGCGCACATCGCGGTGGCGCTCTCGGCGCAGAAGGTCGGCGAGTCTCTGCGCGCCCGCTCGGAGTGCGAACGCGCGCTCGAGCTCGCTCCCCAAGACGCCTGGATCCAGCGGCTCGCCGGGGACGTCTACCTGGCGCAGAAGCAGAACGTCCTCGCGGAGAAGCACTACCGCCAGTCACTCGCGATCTCGGCCGCCGACGGCGCGGCGCTCAACAACCTGGCGCTCGTGCTCAACCGGCAGGGCAAGACCGACGAGGCGCTCGACACGTATCGGGCTGCCATCCGTGCGGATCCGACGCTCCGGGTCGCGAAGCGAAACCTGCGCAGCGTGCTGCGCACGAAATCGGCCAAGGTCAGCACCGGCGGGCTCTTCTTCCTGGCATGGATCGCGCTCTACCTGGGTGCGGCGGGCGGCGCGATCCTGGCGGCGCTCGGGGGCACGGCCGCGCTCGCGCTCCTGGCATACGGGGTGGCGCGCCTGTTCCGCCCGCCGCGAGTCAGCTCGCGTGACCCCGAGCTGCGCGAGCTGCAGAAGCGCCTCGACGCAGACCACAAGGCGGGACGGCTGTGA
- a CDS encoding tetratricopeptide repeat protein, with translation MTRAADESLARAHAALALRRFEEALDHAGRAIAADPARAASHYALARALAGLGRNHQALRALEAASARAPEWSAPYARKSEVLGALGDHLNALAAAEEAVRLSPSSAWEHLMLAIAALKLRDYGRARAAVDVAAQLSPANPDVWSVSGDVCLALERYPAAEQEYRKSLALDPADPHALNNLAVALQRQGKADEATQVYRSAIRLDPTHGLAKQNLQALLDQRLGKAAGALAALWVLWSAFSRLTTPHVDGMNPASDDLERVLTAVAAVTGGTMLVIWARKLQLRFKLRRTDPELLALHRQLRADEKARRL, from the coding sequence GTGACTCGGGCGGCCGACGAGAGCCTGGCGCGGGCGCACGCGGCGCTCGCTCTCCGGCGCTTCGAGGAGGCGTTGGACCACGCCGGCCGCGCGATCGCCGCCGATCCGGCGCGCGCCGCGAGTCACTATGCGCTGGCCCGAGCGCTCGCCGGCCTCGGCCGGAATCACCAGGCGCTGCGCGCGCTCGAAGCGGCGAGTGCGCGGGCGCCGGAGTGGTCGGCGCCGTATGCCAGGAAGTCGGAGGTCCTGGGCGCGCTCGGCGATCACCTGAACGCGCTGGCCGCCGCCGAAGAGGCGGTGAGACTGTCTCCCAGCTCGGCCTGGGAGCACCTCATGCTGGCGATCGCAGCGCTGAAGCTCCGTGACTACGGTCGGGCGCGCGCAGCGGTCGACGTCGCGGCGCAGCTCTCCCCCGCGAACCCCGACGTATGGAGCGTGAGCGGCGATGTCTGTCTCGCGCTGGAGCGCTACCCGGCGGCGGAGCAGGAGTACCGCAAGTCACTCGCGCTCGACCCCGCCGACCCGCACGCGCTGAACAACCTGGCGGTGGCGCTGCAGCGTCAGGGCAAGGCCGACGAGGCGACGCAGGTGTACCGCTCTGCGATCCGACTCGATCCGACCCACGGCCTCGCCAAGCAGAATCTGCAGGCCCTGCTCGATCAGCGCCTCGGCAAGGCCGCGGGCGCCCTGGCCGCGCTCTGGGTGCTGTGGTCCGCATTCTCCCGACTCACGACCCCGCACGTCGATGGGATGAATCCGGCTTCCGACGACCTCGAGCGAGTCCTCACGGCGGTGGCGGCAGTCACCGGCGGGACCATGCTCGTGATCTGGGCCAGGAAGCTCCAGCTCCGCTTCAAGCTGCGCAGGACCGACCCCGAGCTGTTGGCGCTGCACCGGCAGCTCAGGGCCGACGAGAAGGCGCGCCGCCTCTGA
- a CDS encoding ATP-binding protein, protein MSSDPVVAALRAAAAVKDSPELRLALARRCLELGAPQEALQEAGLGLTLDPASRDLQEMARRAHEAAHADPEQVPAQGQGAQAREPQAPAPARGRLRLVSEEDVAEAAEARVTFADVGGLDDVKQRLTRSFLLPLQKPELFAQFGKSLRGGLLLYGPPGCGKTFIARALAGELGARFQSIGLSDVLDMWLGESERKLHELFETARRQAPMVLFFDEVDALGQRRTQLKHSAGRNVVNQFLAELDGVDGRNRDVFVLGATNHPWDVDTAVRRPGRFDRMVFVPPPDLPARLRILSLKMEGRPGAPDLGRVARDTEGFSGADLEALVNAASELAFERTVDAGAVQPIDDKLLAAALRDARPSIRPWLDTARNYAVYANEGGVYDDLLAHLRARGLV, encoded by the coding sequence ATGTCCAGCGATCCCGTGGTCGCGGCCCTGCGCGCGGCCGCAGCCGTGAAAGACAGCCCCGAGCTCCGGCTCGCGCTGGCGCGCCGCTGCCTCGAGCTGGGAGCGCCGCAGGAGGCGCTCCAGGAGGCCGGGCTCGGCCTCACGCTCGACCCGGCGAGCCGCGACCTGCAGGAGATGGCGCGGCGCGCCCACGAAGCGGCTCACGCTGACCCGGAGCAGGTGCCGGCGCAGGGTCAGGGCGCGCAGGCTCGAGAGCCGCAGGCTCCGGCCCCGGCGCGCGGCCGCCTGCGCCTGGTCAGCGAGGAGGACGTGGCCGAGGCGGCGGAGGCGCGAGTCACCTTCGCCGACGTGGGCGGTCTCGACGACGTGAAGCAGCGCCTGACTCGTTCGTTCCTGCTGCCGCTGCAGAAGCCCGAGCTGTTCGCGCAGTTCGGCAAGAGCCTGCGCGGGGGCCTGTTGCTGTACGGCCCGCCCGGCTGCGGGAAGACGTTCATCGCGCGCGCTCTGGCAGGCGAGCTCGGCGCGCGCTTCCAGTCGATCGGTCTCTCCGACGTGCTCGACATGTGGCTCGGCGAGAGCGAGCGCAAGCTCCACGAGCTGTTCGAGACCGCGCGCCGGCAGGCGCCCATGGTGCTGTTCTTCGACGAGGTCGATGCGCTGGGCCAGCGCCGCACGCAGCTCAAGCACTCCGCGGGCCGCAACGTGGTGAATCAGTTCCTCGCCGAGCTCGACGGCGTCGACGGCCGCAACCGCGACGTGTTCGTGCTGGGCGCGACCAACCATCCCTGGGACGTCGACACCGCGGTGCGCCGCCCCGGGCGCTTCGACCGCATGGTGTTCGTGCCGCCGCCCGACCTGCCCGCGCGTCTGCGCATCCTGTCACTCAAGATGGAGGGCCGGCCCGGTGCACCCGACCTCGGACGCGTGGCGCGAGATACCGAGGGCTTCTCGGGCGCCGACCTCGAGGCGCTGGTGAACGCCGCCTCCGAGCTCGCCTTCGAGCGCACGGTCGACGCCGGCGCCGTGCAGCCGATCGACGACAAGCTGCTCGCGGCCGCGCTGCGCGACGCGCGCCCTTCGATCCGCCCCTGGCTCGACACCGCGCGCAACTACGCGGTGTACGCCAACGAGGGCGGCGTGTACGACGACCTGCTCGCGCACCTGCGCGCGCGAGGCCTGGTGTGA
- a CDS encoding phosphotransferase has product MELPELEQRLVPFARAKYADPAAEVFAVHKMPGHAGFSYGFSVRSRGAAESWFLRLPPPNVQWKGTADVLRQVSALRALDGGPVPHCSVRWAGEELEFFGRPYFVVQKLEGDVLMLGPGEWAEPFPLAKRREMAAAAMTALAQIHRVDWRAKCGYLGDPIAFEDDVTRWDRFVERAAEPESMALVPEVRAKLLASLPHGAPIGLFHGDYNWRNTFWSREGTLLAVIDWELCGIGATLNDVGWVATFNDPDAWAKGGAVTPMLLPADELVELYQRAWGEELASVDWFRALAAYKFAIITGLNLGLHRRGKRHDPLWEVTGKSIVPLLERARSLLG; this is encoded by the coding sequence ATGGAGCTGCCCGAGCTCGAGCAGAGACTGGTCCCTTTCGCCCGCGCGAAGTACGCCGACCCGGCGGCCGAGGTGTTCGCCGTGCACAAGATGCCCGGTCACGCGGGCTTCTCGTACGGCTTCTCGGTGCGCTCGCGCGGCGCGGCCGAGAGCTGGTTCCTGCGCCTGCCGCCGCCGAACGTGCAGTGGAAGGGCACGGCCGACGTGCTGCGGCAGGTGAGCGCACTGCGCGCGCTCGACGGCGGCCCGGTGCCGCACTGCTCGGTGCGCTGGGCCGGCGAGGAGCTCGAGTTCTTCGGCCGGCCCTACTTCGTGGTGCAAAAGCTCGAGGGCGACGTGCTGATGCTGGGGCCCGGCGAGTGGGCCGAGCCGTTCCCGCTGGCCAAGCGGCGCGAGATGGCCGCGGCCGCGATGACTGCGCTGGCGCAGATCCACCGCGTGGACTGGCGCGCGAAATGCGGGTATCTCGGCGATCCGATCGCGTTCGAGGACGACGTGACTCGCTGGGACCGCTTCGTGGAGCGCGCGGCCGAGCCCGAGTCGATGGCGCTCGTGCCCGAGGTGCGCGCGAAGCTCCTGGCCTCGCTGCCGCACGGCGCGCCGATCGGCCTGTTCCACGGTGACTACAACTGGCGCAACACCTTCTGGTCGAGGGAAGGCACGCTCCTGGCGGTGATCGACTGGGAGCTGTGCGGGATCGGCGCCACGCTGAACGACGTGGGCTGGGTCGCGACCTTCAACGACCCCGACGCCTGGGCGAAGGGCGGCGCAGTGACTCCCATGCTGCTGCCCGCCGACGAGCTGGTCGAGCTGTACCAGCGCGCCTGGGGCGAGGAGCTCGCCAGCGTGGACTGGTTCCGCGCGCTCGCCGCCTACAAGTTCGCGATCATCACCGGCCTGAACCTCGGCCTGCACCGGCGCGGCAAGCGCCACGACCCGCTGTGGGAGGTCACCGGCAAGTCGATCGTGCCGCTGCTCGAGCGCGCGCGCTCACTGCTGGGCTGA
- a CDS encoding tetratricopeptide repeat protein: MSEASSLARAQAALELGRWQEAVHEALRAIGEDPEGPSGHYFLGRALLELGREEEALHALETACAKSPTWSPPHVLRSDVLRFAGSYRQALAAAEEALRLDPHSATAHMAVALSAQKLGDAARARGESGRALALAPRSAPLQRCAGDVFLAQHANAQAESQYRRSLELDAGDALALNNLALALQRQGKADEALDAFRAAVNADPNLHVVKRNLRNLLGKKLGKAGIGGIGVVMWLVLQLGHVGSSLPENAQTSGGDVMFLFMLCGLAFVALGVLGVKSEYRRRLSELDPDLRSLHERLEADHHAGRL; encoded by the coding sequence GTGAGTGAAGCGTCGAGCCTCGCGCGCGCGCAGGCGGCGCTCGAGCTCGGCCGCTGGCAGGAGGCGGTCCACGAGGCGCTGCGCGCGATCGGCGAGGATCCCGAGGGCCCGAGCGGCCATTACTTCCTGGGCCGGGCGCTGTTGGAGCTCGGGCGCGAAGAAGAGGCGCTGCACGCGCTCGAGACCGCGTGCGCGAAGTCACCGACCTGGTCCCCTCCTCACGTGCTCCGTTCCGACGTGCTGCGCTTCGCGGGCTCGTATCGCCAGGCGCTCGCGGCCGCCGAAGAGGCGCTGCGTCTCGATCCCCACTCTGCCACCGCGCACATGGCCGTCGCCTTGTCCGCGCAGAAGCTCGGCGACGCGGCGCGCGCGCGTGGGGAGTCGGGGCGCGCGCTGGCGCTCGCACCGCGCAGCGCGCCGCTGCAGCGCTGTGCCGGCGACGTGTTTCTCGCACAGCACGCCAACGCCCAGGCCGAGAGTCAGTACCGCCGCTCGCTCGAGCTCGACGCCGGCGACGCGCTTGCGCTCAACAATCTCGCGCTCGCCCTGCAGAGACAAGGCAAGGCCGATGAGGCGCTCGACGCGTTCCGAGCGGCCGTGAACGCCGACCCGAATCTGCACGTCGTGAAGCGGAACCTGCGCAACCTGCTCGGCAAGAAGCTCGGGAAGGCGGGCATCGGCGGCATCGGCGTCGTGATGTGGCTCGTCTTGCAGCTCGGCCATGTGGGCTCGAGCCTGCCCGAGAACGCGCAGACGTCGGGCGGCGACGTGATGTTTCTGTTCATGCTCTGCGGCCTGGCCTTCGTGGCGCTCGGGGTGCTGGGAGTGAAGAGCGAGTACCGGCGACGGCTGAGTGAGCTCGACCCGGACCTGCGCTCACTGCACGAGCGCCTCGAAGCGGACCACCACGCGGGAAGGCTGTGA